A single region of the Salipaludibacillus sp. LMS25 genome encodes:
- a CDS encoding penicillin-binding protein 1A has translation MSDKMSRKERRKARTNKSTKTKTTSKSKSRKGLFKKILTATAVMMLVMFVVGTIAVVAIVSNAPELDEDKLTLALIPEIYDMNDELVTTLNAAENRRMANIEDVPDVLIDAVISVEDARFYDHFGVDLRRVGGAIRANITGGFGSEGASTITQQVVRNLFLEFDKTMARKLQEQYLAIKLEQKYTKDQILEMYLNAIYFSDSRYGVVEAANYYFSKDLDELTIEDAALLAGIPQRPNAHNPLNNPEAAESRRNTVIQRMLSNDKITEEEAEAAMAISVEDQLNPSEDRETNPYQSYINQVYREVDDIEGIEASDIYTGGLKIYTNLDTDLQTHVEHVMQSEDVINFPDEMLQAGITLMETQTGEVRAIGGMREPAEGVRSWNWATDPRRQAGSSIKPILDYGPAINELQWSTYHQIVDEEYYYADGETPVRNFSRTFRGSVSMREALKDSLNVPAVKAIQEVGLENAQDFGQSLGLPIDEIYESSALGTNQVSSYQMTGAYAAFGNDGEYNEPFTVRKVEFPDGRVIDLTPESEQVMEDYTAFMISDMLKDVVESGTGTAAQISGLPIAGKTGSTNFDDEERARHNIPSSAIKDAWFVGYTTELTAGVWTGYDTPADGQIIMDNNEHQLSRDIFREVMSYAHEGRETSDFAQPDSVVEVAIERSTGQLPSGSTPDSEIITEYFVRGTEPTSVSQEFEEAQGIGNLSATYDEEAHAIHIDWSYPEDDYSFKVEVQTGGSGDYSLVDITNDTKYTFSNPEYGETYSIRVTAIADNNDDLSSDPATVSITIPKEEEEEEEIDEDNELNDNNENENEQNENEDNESNNGLDENESPNNGNNENEGTNEEPNENQTEDEPEQENAPASTESNG, from the coding sequence ATGTCTGATAAAATGTCTAGAAAAGAGCGCAGAAAAGCGCGTACGAATAAATCAACGAAAACCAAAACAACTAGCAAAAGTAAATCTCGTAAAGGCTTATTTAAAAAAATATTAACTGCTACTGCTGTCATGATGTTAGTCATGTTTGTAGTGGGTACGATTGCAGTCGTCGCCATTGTAAGCAATGCACCAGAACTTGATGAAGATAAATTAACACTTGCTTTAATTCCTGAGATTTATGATATGAATGACGAATTAGTCACGACACTCAATGCCGCCGAAAATCGGCGTATGGCTAACATTGAAGATGTGCCAGATGTCCTAATTGATGCGGTTATATCTGTAGAGGATGCTCGCTTTTATGACCACTTCGGGGTTGATCTCCGTCGAGTTGGGGGAGCCATACGGGCTAATATTACGGGTGGCTTCGGCTCAGAAGGCGCCAGTACCATCACGCAACAAGTCGTTAGAAATCTGTTTTTAGAGTTTGATAAAACGATGGCCCGAAAGCTTCAAGAACAATATTTGGCGATTAAACTTGAGCAGAAATATACGAAAGATCAAATATTAGAAATGTATTTAAATGCAATTTATTTCTCAGATTCGCGTTATGGCGTCGTTGAAGCTGCTAATTATTATTTCAGTAAAGACTTAGATGAGTTAACAATTGAAGATGCTGCTTTATTAGCTGGTATACCTCAGCGTCCTAACGCTCATAATCCGTTAAATAATCCAGAGGCTGCTGAAAGTCGTCGTAACACAGTTATTCAACGGATGCTCTCTAACGATAAAATTACTGAAGAAGAAGCTGAAGCGGCTATGGCTATCTCAGTTGAAGATCAACTGAACCCGAGTGAAGACCGTGAAACGAATCCATATCAATCTTACATTAACCAAGTATACAGGGAAGTCGACGATATCGAAGGCATTGAAGCTAGCGATATTTATACAGGTGGTTTGAAAATATATACAAACCTTGATACTGACTTACAAACTCACGTGGAGCATGTCATGCAATCAGAGGATGTCATTAATTTCCCTGATGAAATGTTACAGGCTGGTATCACGTTAATGGAAACACAGACCGGTGAAGTACGGGCAATTGGTGGGATGCGCGAGCCAGCTGAAGGTGTCCGATCTTGGAACTGGGCGACAGATCCACGTCGCCAAGCAGGCTCATCCATTAAACCAATTTTAGATTACGGCCCAGCCATTAATGAGCTACAATGGTCCACTTACCATCAAATTGTGGATGAAGAATACTATTACGCTGATGGAGAGACACCTGTGCGTAACTTTAGTCGCACATTCCGCGGATCAGTTTCAATGAGGGAAGCGTTAAAAGACTCGTTAAACGTCCCTGCCGTTAAAGCTATTCAAGAAGTGGGCTTAGAGAACGCTCAAGATTTCGGTCAAAGTCTCGGGCTTCCAATTGATGAAATATATGAATCATCAGCTCTTGGTACGAATCAAGTGTCTTCATACCAAATGACAGGCGCATATGCTGCTTTCGGTAATGACGGTGAGTACAATGAACCTTTTACTGTACGAAAAGTAGAATTTCCTGATGGGCGTGTCATTGACTTAACACCTGAATCAGAACAAGTTATGGAAGATTATACCGCTTTTATGATTTCAGATATGCTAAAAGATGTTGTGGAATCAGGGACAGGAACAGCAGCGCAAATTTCTGGCCTTCCGATAGCTGGTAAAACAGGCTCAACTAACTTCGACGATGAAGAGCGAGCGCGACATAACATCCCTAGCTCAGCCATAAAAGACGCTTGGTTTGTCGGTTATACAACTGAACTAACAGCAGGCGTATGGACCGGGTATGATACGCCTGCCGATGGTCAAATTATTATGGATAATAACGAGCATCAACTATCACGGGATATCTTCCGCGAAGTGATGAGCTATGCGCACGAAGGTCGAGAAACATCCGATTTTGCTCAGCCTGATTCCGTTGTCGAAGTGGCCATTGAACGTTCAACCGGTCAACTACCAAGCGGTTCCACACCAGACAGTGAAATTATTACAGAATATTTTGTGCGGGGAACTGAGCCAACAAGTGTGTCTCAAGAGTTTGAAGAAGCTCAAGGGATTGGAAACCTTTCAGCTACTTATGATGAAGAAGCTCATGCTATTCACATTGATTGGAGTTATCCTGAAGATGATTATAGCTTTAAAGTAGAAGTTCAAACAGGTGGTAGTGGTGATTATTCGTTAGTAGATATAACGAACGATACGAAATATACTTTTTCCAATCCAGAGTATGGCGAAACTTACTCTATTCGTGTGACCGCTATCGCTGATAATAATGATGATTTATCAAGCGATCCAGCCACAGTAAGTATCACCATTCCCAAAGAGGAAGAAGAGGAAGAAGAAATTGATGAAGACAATGAACTGAACGACAATAACGAAAATGAAAATGAGCAAAATGAAAACGAAGATAACGAGTCTAATAATGGACTTGATGAGAATGAATCTCCTAATAATGGTAATAACGAAAACGAGGGCACCAATGAGGAACCAAATGAAAATCAAACAGAAGACGAACCAGAACAAGAAAATGCTCCAGCTAGTACCGAATCCAATGGATAA
- the recU gene encoding Holliday junction resolvase RecU: MSIRYPNGKKFEKKRIFSGQKNVNNKDDRFSNRGMSLEEDINETNDYYRTHQVAVIHKKPTPLQVVKVNYPKRSAAVVTEAYFKKPSTTDYNGVYQGRYIDFEAKETRNKTSFPLKNFHEHQIQHMKEVIQHNGIAFALLKFSLLDEVYLLEAHELMWFYDKQDTNRKSIPKKEIEKRGHYIPFGYHPRIDYLKIIDKMIDRC; encoded by the coding sequence ATGAGTATTCGTTACCCTAACGGAAAAAAATTTGAGAAAAAACGAATCTTTTCCGGCCAAAAGAACGTCAATAATAAAGACGACCGTTTCAGTAACCGTGGGATGTCTCTTGAGGAAGACATCAATGAAACGAACGATTATTACCGGACACATCAAGTAGCAGTGATCCATAAAAAGCCAACACCGCTGCAAGTTGTAAAAGTAAACTATCCGAAACGGAGTGCTGCTGTCGTGACTGAAGCTTACTTTAAAAAGCCTTCTACGACAGATTACAACGGCGTTTATCAAGGGAGATATATTGATTTCGAAGCGAAAGAAACACGAAATAAAACAAGTTTCCCCTTAAAAAATTTTCATGAACACCAAATTCAACATATGAAAGAAGTGATACAACACAATGGTATTGCATTTGCCCTATTAAAGTTTTCCCTGCTTGATGAAGTTTATCTCTTAGAAGCTCATGAACTCATGTGGTTTTATGATAAGCAAGATACAAATCGAAAGTCTATCCCGAAAAAAGAAATAGAAAAGCGCGGTCATTATATCCCATTCGGCTATCATCCGCGAATTGATTACCTTAAAATAATAGATAAAATGATAGATCGATGCTAA
- a CDS encoding DUF2515 family protein, translating to MMNVNCQFSQQAIGCIQQATFKHNRDNISRTTAYANYFMAYPEIRWAYLAHMVSRNAGWSMTDLTSKAYKTLLSKEWRRCLFMTYERANWLIFSDAYPQLMVYRLSKEMARPLFHLLSAFSVSSWMIHEWEYFWYCRDINRLLLALIVNEQHVIDKPIIRSSPFKSVFHTSIFKWQETFHFNVVLFPSYSKGIYGCSVKDFTNVIERINLGKQLSWLLFQAPCKKEIYDYFKWSPYTGSRLIDIRGYLSGEKSLPLRVTFPYIRHEDIKRIDWSKDERYKPNKALHRHVKRPVQYDLTKWYAKKHEQMLMTAKLVAHVKNSIK from the coding sequence ATGATGAATGTGAACTGCCAGTTTAGTCAACAGGCTATTGGTTGTATTCAACAGGCTACCTTTAAACATAATCGAGATAATATTTCGAGAACAACTGCATATGCTAACTATTTTATGGCTTATCCAGAAATACGCTGGGCTTACTTAGCTCATATGGTTTCCCGAAATGCAGGTTGGTCTATGACAGATTTGACGAGCAAGGCTTATAAGACATTATTATCAAAGGAATGGCGCCGTTGTCTCTTTATGACCTATGAACGAGCAAACTGGTTAATATTTTCTGATGCTTACCCGCAATTAATGGTTTATCGTCTTTCAAAAGAAATGGCCCGTCCATTATTCCATCTTTTGTCTGCCTTTTCAGTCTCGAGCTGGATGATTCACGAATGGGAGTATTTTTGGTATTGCCGCGATATTAACCGATTATTACTTGCTCTTATCGTAAACGAACAGCATGTTATAGATAAACCTATTATACGAAGCAGTCCCTTTAAATCCGTCTTTCACACGTCCATTTTTAAATGGCAGGAAACGTTTCATTTTAATGTTGTGTTATTTCCCAGTTACTCAAAGGGGATATACGGTTGTTCAGTAAAAGACTTCACGAATGTTATAGAACGAATAAATCTGGGGAAACAGCTGTCATGGTTACTGTTTCAAGCTCCATGTAAAAAAGAAATATATGATTATTTTAAATGGAGTCCTTATACAGGAAGCAGACTAATTGATATACGTGGGTATCTTTCAGGTGAAAAAAGCTTACCACTTAGAGTAACGTTTCCTTATATACGACATGAAGACATAAAAAGAATCGATTGGTCTAAGGATGAAAGGTATAAACCTAATAAAGCATTACATCGTCACGTTAAACGACCTGTCCAATATGATCTTACTAAATGGTATGCAAAAAAGCACGAGCAAATGCTGATGACAGCTAAATTAGTTGCTCATGTAAAAAACTCTATTAAATAA
- a CDS encoding helix-turn-helix domain-containing protein gives MGKKSWKTREIAKAIHVNPSTVQRWIKYFNLAYNVNSNGHFEIPNETYKQLKVIYAEMKQGKKMSDVCLLGGDKEQAKSKKVTMIPTTQVEKKMEELLSQLDHIERKVRNKADDVVEYQILHQRKEINELNQVITQLSARINTLEDQLVSNTTPSTRPLRETSGKKRRLSSIFSF, from the coding sequence ATGGGGAAAAAAAGTTGGAAAACAAGAGAAATTGCCAAAGCGATTCATGTGAACCCGTCAACCGTTCAGCGTTGGATAAAGTATTTTAACCTAGCTTATAACGTTAATTCTAACGGTCATTTTGAAATACCGAACGAAACTTATAAGCAACTAAAAGTTATTTATGCTGAAATGAAACAAGGGAAAAAAATGAGTGATGTGTGTTTGTTAGGAGGAGACAAGGAGCAGGCTAAAAGTAAAAAAGTGACGATGATTCCTACGACACAGGTAGAAAAGAAGATGGAAGAATTGTTAAGTCAACTGGATCATATAGAGAGAAAAGTGCGTAACAAAGCCGATGATGTCGTTGAATATCAAATTCTTCATCAACGAAAAGAAATTAATGAATTAAATCAAGTTATCACGCAGTTATCTGCACGAATTAATACTCTGGAAGACCAATTAGTTAGTAACACAACGCCGTCAACGAGGCCTCTACGTGAGACCTCTGGAAAAAAACGACGTTTATCAAGCATTTTTAGTTTCTAA
- a CDS encoding YppE family protein — translation MSNKEIEKLMTDTHKLKALNDQAYHIYNTFAQTEKEADFFQDVKPFADEVKNAITSWKPIVLKWIEKVHPSYLHAEQIDQLEENFEILSVTCFQKDAKKKKIMEQYKSIEYTLSLVEKSDS, via the coding sequence ATGTCTAATAAAGAAATAGAAAAGCTAATGACTGATACACATAAATTAAAGGCATTGAATGATCAGGCTTATCACATCTATAACACATTTGCACAGACAGAAAAAGAGGCTGATTTCTTTCAAGATGTCAAACCTTTTGCAGATGAAGTTAAAAATGCCATCACAAGCTGGAAACCTATCGTTTTAAAGTGGATAGAGAAAGTACATCCTTCATATTTACATGCAGAGCAAATTGATCAACTGGAAGAGAACTTCGAAATTCTGTCCGTCACGTGTTTTCAAAAAGATGCTAAGAAAAAAAAGATAATGGAACAGTATAAATCAATTGAGTATACACTTTCTCTCGTGGAAAAATCAGATTCTTAA
- the cbpA gene encoding cyclic di-AMP binding protein CbpA yields the protein MKIKYNVIPKEEVSHCHTTFTIKEAAQTLEDSGFRCIPVLDETGYYFKGNIYIQHIYRALVKETVKWEDAITELIHDETIHIEEQASFFRIFSRIKQYPYLAVLNAEHQFTGILTHANVMEILEDSWGVQSGRYTLTVSTHEYQGALSNIVATIKRFTNIQSLMTLDNASTFIRRVMITLPDNTTRDTLHNMINHLETEGFRVFDVEKI from the coding sequence ATGAAGATCAAATACAATGTCATCCCAAAAGAAGAAGTTAGCCATTGTCATACAACTTTCACTATTAAAGAAGCTGCACAAACACTTGAAGACAGCGGTTTTCGTTGTATACCTGTCCTCGATGAGACAGGTTACTATTTTAAAGGTAATATATACATTCAACACATTTATCGTGCTCTTGTAAAAGAGACTGTTAAATGGGAAGATGCGATCACTGAATTAATTCATGATGAAACGATTCATATTGAGGAACAAGCCTCATTTTTTCGTATTTTTTCACGTATTAAACAATACCCTTATTTAGCTGTCTTGAATGCTGAACACCAATTTACTGGTATTTTAACTCATGCTAATGTGATGGAAATATTGGAAGACTCATGGGGGGTACAATCTGGCAGATACACCTTAACAGTCTCAACACATGAATATCAGGGGGCCTTAAGCAACATTGTTGCCACTATTAAAAGATTCACTAATATTCAAAGCTTAATGACATTAGATAATGCAAGCACTTTTATCAGAAGGGTTATGATCACTTTACCGGACAATACAACACGTGACACACTTCACAACATGATTAACCATTTAGAAACAGAAGGATTTCGTGTCTTTGATGTTGAAAAAATATAA
- a CDS encoding cysteine hydrolase family protein, giving the protein MKALIVIDYTNDFVANDGKLTCGERGQAIEKRITQLTQLFMDTDDFIVFAVDAHDEYDPYHPETALFPAHNIRGTKGRKLYGLLGQFVEELPSQEKEQYYWMDKTRYSAFAGTNLELKLRERGIQDIHLVGVCTDICVLHTAVDAYNKGFNITVHKDAVESFDPVGHEWALQHFSNTIGAKVVEKWVEVK; this is encoded by the coding sequence ATGAAAGCATTGATCGTAATTGATTATACGAATGATTTTGTTGCAAATGATGGTAAACTCACATGCGGTGAAAGGGGACAAGCCATTGAGAAGAGAATTACACAATTAACACAATTGTTTATGGATACAGACGATTTTATTGTATTTGCTGTTGATGCCCATGACGAATATGACCCTTATCATCCTGAGACAGCCTTGTTTCCTGCCCATAATATAAGAGGCACAAAAGGCCGTAAATTGTATGGATTATTAGGACAATTCGTGGAAGAACTTCCTTCACAAGAAAAAGAGCAATATTATTGGATGGATAAAACGCGATATAGCGCCTTCGCTGGCACGAATCTTGAACTGAAATTACGTGAAAGAGGTATCCAAGACATTCACCTCGTAGGTGTATGTACCGATATATGTGTGTTGCATACAGCTGTTGATGCTTATAATAAAGGGTTTAATATTACCGTTCATAAAGATGCCGTAGAAAGTTTTGACCCAGTAGGGCATGAATGGGCGCTTCAACATTTCTCCAATACGATTGGTGCGAAAGTTGTAGAAAAATGGGTTGAAGTGAAATAG
- a CDS encoding thioredoxin family protein produces MITLKHDGELNTERTKWIYLYTPLCGTCQLARTFIELAEKAYGESFIYALDLNYFKNGAQLWGIESVPCLVKIVEGKPIKKLYAFESVSTVFEFISAN; encoded by the coding sequence GTGATTACACTTAAGCATGATGGGGAGCTAAACACGGAAAGGACTAAGTGGATTTATTTATATACACCTCTCTGTGGGACATGTCAGCTAGCTCGGACATTTATAGAGTTAGCTGAAAAGGCTTATGGCGAGAGTTTTATATATGCATTAGATTTAAATTATTTTAAAAATGGCGCGCAATTATGGGGAATTGAAAGTGTCCCATGTCTTGTGAAAATCGTGGAAGGGAAACCCATAAAGAAATTATATGCATTCGAATCTGTTTCTACTGTATTTGAGTTTATATCAGCCAATTAG
- a CDS encoding metallophosphoesterase, with the protein MKLALISDIHGNAEALKSVINDLSTVGATNVAVLGDLAFRGPQPKECLNLVRELQGKVIKGNADEWIVRGIKKGEVPAQALNMMQTEQAWAKEHLTEDDLDYLSKLPETLEIPLSNQEQLYACHATPNSLFDILSNEADNESFSIFTEANNRATYYAYGHIHLPFLRAFSKKKIINTGSVGLPFDGDVRASYIVLDSTHHDINIQFRRVSYDVEKACHALDETNYPEAAKKVVKKIYTTGSKP; encoded by the coding sequence ATGAAACTTGCATTAATTTCTGATATTCACGGAAATGCAGAAGCGTTAAAATCTGTTATTAATGACCTCTCAACTGTTGGGGCAACAAATGTTGCTGTTTTGGGAGATCTAGCTTTCCGTGGACCACAACCGAAAGAGTGTCTTAATTTAGTTAGAGAATTACAAGGTAAAGTGATTAAAGGGAATGCAGACGAGTGGATTGTAAGGGGCATAAAAAAGGGTGAAGTACCAGCCCAGGCGTTAAACATGATGCAAACAGAACAAGCTTGGGCAAAGGAACACTTAACCGAAGATGACCTTGATTATCTATCTAAACTCCCTGAAACCCTTGAGATCCCTTTATCTAATCAAGAACAATTATATGCTTGCCATGCCACTCCTAATAGTTTATTTGACATTCTTTCAAATGAAGCGGATAACGAATCCTTTTCTATTTTTACAGAAGCAAATAATCGGGCAACGTATTATGCTTATGGCCATATACACTTACCATTTTTACGTGCCTTTTCTAAGAAAAAAATAATAAATACTGGCAGTGTAGGTCTTCCTTTTGATGGTGATGTAAGAGCATCGTATATAGTGCTAGATAGTACTCATCACGACATTAACATTCAATTTCGTAGAGTTAGCTATGATGTAGAAAAAGCTTGTCATGCTTTAGATGAGACTAACTATCCAGAAGCCGCTAAAAAAGTAGTGAAAAAAATTTATACGACTGGCTCAAAACCTTAG
- a CDS encoding conserved virulence factor C family protein produces MKIIAVEPTPSPNTMKFTLNEALPEGKANNYTLKEKENAPQFVKDIFEIEGVKGVYHVADFIAVERHPKIDWKVILPKVRHVFGDHSEVIAEKKVDDHFGEVTINVQEFKGIPMQVKVSDGEQEVRVGLPERFVNAVNKATKEDDNVVLLRKWKEQRPRYGELNQVANEVAEELQATYTDARLEELVGNADKATDSLTLEKPARQWLKVTEEMLDEEDWKKRFAILEQMNPELEDLPVLKKALNDEKASIRRLATVYLGMIEDERVIPYLEKALEDKTVTVRRTAGDAMSDIGSSAAIPAMIKSLKDPSKLVRWRAAMFLYEVGDERAITPLKVAQEDGEFEVSMQAKLALARIEDGEEAKGSIWKQMTEVFDQ; encoded by the coding sequence ATGAAAATTATTGCTGTAGAACCAACACCAAGTCCTAATACAATGAAATTCACATTAAATGAGGCGCTTCCCGAAGGAAAAGCTAATAATTATACATTAAAAGAAAAAGAGAATGCACCGCAATTTGTAAAAGACATTTTTGAGATCGAAGGCGTAAAAGGCGTTTATCATGTAGCAGATTTTATTGCTGTGGAGCGTCATCCAAAAATTGATTGGAAAGTGATTTTGCCAAAAGTGCGTCATGTGTTCGGTGATCATTCTGAAGTCATAGCAGAAAAGAAAGTAGACGATCATTTCGGTGAAGTGACGATAAATGTTCAAGAGTTTAAAGGCATCCCAATGCAAGTAAAAGTATCAGATGGGGAACAAGAGGTGAGAGTCGGTTTACCAGAACGTTTTGTTAATGCTGTAAATAAAGCGACTAAAGAAGATGACAATGTTGTCCTACTTAGGAAGTGGAAAGAACAGCGTCCACGGTACGGAGAACTTAATCAGGTAGCGAATGAAGTAGCTGAAGAGCTCCAGGCAACTTATACAGATGCTCGATTAGAAGAGCTAGTGGGAAATGCAGATAAAGCTACTGACAGTTTAACGTTAGAAAAACCTGCTCGACAGTGGTTAAAAGTAACAGAAGAGATGCTTGACGAGGAGGATTGGAAAAAGCGGTTTGCCATTCTTGAGCAAATGAACCCTGAATTAGAAGACCTGCCTGTTCTTAAGAAGGCTTTAAACGATGAAAAAGCTTCAATCAGACGGTTGGCAACAGTTTATTTAGGAATGATAGAAGATGAAAGAGTGATTCCTTATTTAGAAAAAGCATTAGAGGATAAAACAGTCACAGTTAGAAGAACAGCTGGAGATGCTATGTCAGATATTGGAAGTTCAGCTGCTATCCCTGCCATGATCAAATCCCTAAAAGACCCATCAAAGCTTGTACGATGGAGAGCTGCTATGTTTTTATATGAAGTGGGAGATGAAAGAGCTATCACGCCATTAAAAGTGGCCCAAGAGGACGGGGAATTTGAAGTAAGCATGCAAGCTAAACTTGCTCTCGCTAGAATAGAGGATGGGGAGGAAGCTAAAGGGTCCATTTGGAAGCAGATGACTGAAGTGTTTGATCAGTAA
- a CDS encoding PH domain-containing protein yields MRPKPDQPLDLKTLKVWKITSAIGSIFYGLLPLIYWGLSRFWTFLPAWPTYALAVLAILFALINIFVIQKLQWRRWRYKIYDNEIELMHGVFILRRVIIPMIRVQHVDTKQGPLFRHYHLASVTISTAATVHEIPGLTLEKADMLRDHIAQLAREADPDE; encoded by the coding sequence ATGAGACCTAAACCAGATCAACCATTAGATCTAAAAACGTTAAAGGTGTGGAAGATAACGTCTGCGATCGGTTCTATTTTCTATGGTTTACTACCATTAATCTATTGGGGACTAAGTCGATTCTGGACTTTTTTGCCTGCATGGCCAACATACGCCTTAGCTGTGCTGGCCATTCTTTTTGCTCTTATAAACATTTTTGTTATTCAAAAGCTACAATGGAGACGATGGCGGTACAAGATTTATGATAATGAGATTGAATTAATGCACGGCGTATTTATTTTAAGGCGCGTTATTATTCCTATGATTAGAGTTCAACATGTGGATACGAAGCAGGGACCGTTATTTCGTCATTATCATTTAGCAAGTGTTACCATATCGACAGCTGCCACTGTTCATGAAATACCTGGACTTACGTTGGAAAAAGCGGATATGCTAAGAGACCATATTGCTCAGTTAGCAAGGGAAGCTGATCCTGATGAATAG
- a CDS encoding PH domain-containing protein translates to MNSWKRQHPAAIFIRFLSSLKEIVISFIAVIIFGQTQAYTSLFYLIFFAVILLTALYNGFISWWKFYYNLQEEELLIKKGLIFRKNRFIRKERIQSIDINANIIQRIFRLVELRIETAGGGSEPEFSLVALRREEAQKIKKQLLKKKAPSSHLIEHDQDLSGYSHDKGEIRLAPNDGIRENDEASHARVKADECEEMEEVEERVDFKWELGTKRLIFAALTSSGVGIAATFLTAIVSQLPQVLPEWLLDQVIGWFVHSSILLIASLVVVILFTAWLFTLVGTILKYGYFVLKKQGTDIHISRGVLEQRQLTLNSSRITGVRIVQSPMRQLFNVVTIYVESAGGGTEDEDLSTILVPLCKRKEIKYILEQTIPEFAITPSYESLPKESLRRYMIRLTIPALVVAATTTYFLPYGWLAFILPIAGASIGFVQFKTAGIFYNEQMLCLKTRTLAKTEVYLPKKRIQDMSSSQHPLQKLDNLHTLSVSVLTTVLGKTFTMRHISHDQMEKSYEWYSYEVVKKE, encoded by the coding sequence ATGAATAGTTGGAAACGACAACACCCAGCTGCTATTTTTATTCGTTTTCTCAGCAGCCTTAAAGAAATTGTTATTTCTTTTATTGCTGTCATTATTTTTGGTCAAACGCAAGCTTATACTTCGCTATTTTATCTCATATTTTTTGCAGTTATATTGTTGACGGCTCTTTACAACGGATTTATAAGCTGGTGGAAGTTTTACTACAACCTACAAGAAGAGGAGTTATTAATAAAAAAAGGGCTTATTTTTCGTAAAAACCGATTTATAAGGAAAGAGCGTATCCAGAGCATTGATATAAACGCCAATATTATTCAAAGAATCTTTCGTCTCGTAGAACTGCGGATTGAAACCGCTGGTGGTGGTAGTGAGCCAGAGTTTAGTCTTGTGGCTTTAAGAAGAGAGGAAGCACAGAAAATTAAAAAGCAATTATTAAAAAAGAAAGCCCCTTCTAGCCATCTGATTGAACATGATCAGGATCTATCTGGCTACTCTCATGACAAAGGTGAGATTCGGCTTGCACCAAATGACGGGATTAGGGAAAACGATGAGGCTTCTCACGCTAGAGTGAAGGCTGATGAGTGTGAAGAGATGGAAGAAGTCGAAGAACGAGTAGATTTTAAATGGGAGCTTGGTACGAAACGTTTGATTTTTGCTGCGTTAACGTCGAGCGGTGTTGGTATTGCGGCAACGTTTTTGACAGCGATTGTATCTCAGCTTCCACAAGTACTTCCTGAATGGCTGTTAGATCAAGTGATAGGCTGGTTCGTTCATTCCAGTATTCTTTTAATCGCCTCTTTAGTTGTAGTAATCTTGTTTACAGCATGGTTGTTTACGTTAGTAGGAACGATATTAAAATATGGTTATTTTGTTTTAAAAAAACAAGGAACCGACATTCATATTTCTCGGGGCGTCCTTGAACAAAGACAATTGACACTAAATTCAAGCCGAATAACAGGTGTTAGAATTGTTCAGAGCCCTATGCGCCAACTGTTTAATGTAGTAACTATTTACGTTGAAAGTGCTGGAGGAGGGACGGAAGATGAAGATTTATCCACTATTTTAGTCCCTTTGTGTAAACGAAAAGAAATAAAATATATATTGGAACAGACGATACCTGAGTTTGCCATTACTCCGAGTTACGAGAGCCTCCCTAAAGAGAGTTTGAGACGTTACATGATTAGACTAACCATTCCTGCTCTCGTGGTAGCTGCCACCACCACATATTTTCTACCTTATGGATGGCTCGCTTTTATATTGCCGATAGCAGGAGCAAGTATCGGGTTTGTTCAATTTAAAACCGCAGGTATATTCTATAACGAGCAGATGCTTTGTTTAAAAACACGAACACTAGCTAAGACAGAAGTCTATCTACCTAAAAAGAGAATTCAGGATATGAGTTCTTCTCAACACCCTTTGCAAAAGCTTGACAATTTGCATACATTAAGTGTCTCAGTCCTAACGACAGTACTTGGAAAAACGTTCACAATGCGTCATATTAGTCATGATCAAATGGAAAAAAGCTATGAATGGTATTCGTATGAAGTTGTGAAAAAAGAGTAA